A genomic region of Candidatus Binatia bacterium contains the following coding sequences:
- a CDS encoding PIN domain-containing protein — MIFLLDSNAFSDLMRKSPRVEAQLGALGPNDKVVICPIVRGEILYGLARLPQGRRRENLTKQAAPTFRHHCLRVRA; from the coding sequence ATGATCTTTCTTCTCGACTCGAACGCGTTTTCTGACCTCATGCGGAAGAGCCCGCGTGTTGAGGCGCAGCTTGGCGCGCTCGGCCCGAACGACAAGGTCGTGATCTGCCCAATCGTTCGCGGCGAGATCCTCTACGGACTCGCGCGCCTGCCGCAGGGGCGCCGGCGTGAGAACCTTACGAAACAGGCGGCCCCCACTTTTCGCCACCATTGCCTGCGAGTCCGTGCCTGA